The following are encoded together in the Erwinia sp. E602 genome:
- the ssb1 gene encoding single-stranded DNA-binding protein SSB1, producing MASRGVNKVILVGNLGQDPEVRYMPNGGAVANITLATSESWRDKQTGETKEKTEWHRVVLFGKLAEVAGEYLRKGSQVYIEGALQTRKWTDQAGVEKYTTEVVVNVGGTMQMLGGRGQGGGAPAGGGQGGSNNNNNGWGQPQQPQGGNQFSGGAQQSRPQQQPQQNSAPANNEPPMDFDDDIPF from the coding sequence ATGGCCAGCAGAGGCGTAAACAAAGTAATTTTAGTCGGGAATCTGGGTCAGGATCCGGAAGTCCGCTACATGCCGAACGGCGGTGCCGTTGCCAACATCACTCTGGCCACCTCTGAAAGCTGGCGTGACAAGCAAACCGGCGAAACCAAAGAGAAGACCGAGTGGCACCGCGTGGTGCTGTTCGGCAAACTGGCCGAAGTGGCCGGTGAGTACCTGCGTAAAGGCTCTCAGGTCTATATCGAAGGCGCCCTGCAGACCCGCAAATGGACCGACCAGGCCGGCGTGGAAAAATACACCACCGAAGTGGTGGTGAACGTCGGCGGCACCATGCAGATGCTGGGCGGCCGTGGCCAGGGCGGCGGCGCACCGGCAGGCGGCGGCCAGGGCGGCAGCAACAACAATAACAACGGCTGGGGCCAGCCACAGCAGCCACAGGGCGGCAACCAGTTCAGCGGCGGCGCGCAGCAGTCTCGCCCGCAGCAGCAGCCACAGCAGAACAGCGCACCGGCGAACAATGAACCGCCGATGGACTTTGATGACGATATTCCGTTCTAA
- the uvrA gene encoding excinuclease ABC subunit UvrA, whose product MDKIEVRGARTHNLKNINLTIPRDKLIVVTGLSGSGKSSLAFDTLYAEGQRRYVESLSAYARQFLSLMEKPDVDHIEGLSPAISIEQKSTSHNPRSTVGTITEIHDYLRLLFARVGEPRCPDHDVTLAAQTVSQMVDNVLAQPEGRRLMLLAPIIKERKGEHTKTLENLASQGYIRARIDGEVCDLSDPPKLELQKKHTIEVVIDRFKVREDLAQRLAESFETALELSGGTAVVADMDDPKAEELLFSANFACPVCGYSMSELEPRLFSFNNPAGACPTCDGLGVQQYFDPDRVVQNPELSLAGGAIRGWDRRNFYYFQMLRSLAEHLDFDIEAPFNTLDAYSRKVILNGSGKENIEFKYVNDRGDTSVRRHPFEGVLHNMERRYKETESSAVREDLAKFISNRACASCDGTRLRREARHVFVENTTLPTISDMSIGHAMEFFQNLKLSGQRAQIAEKVLKEIGDRLKFLVNVGLNYLSMSRSAETLSGGEAQRIRLASQIGAGLVGVMYVLDEPSIGLHQRDNERLLETLVHLRNLGNTVIVVEHDEDAIRAADHVIDIGPGAGVHGGQIVAEGTVDDIMAVDASLTGQYLSGKRGIRIPEERVKGDPSKVLQITGARGNNLKDVTLTLPVGLFTCVTGVSGSGKSTLINDTLFPIAQRQLNGATIAEPAPYRDVSGMEHFDKVIDIDQSPIGRTPRSNPATYTGIFTPVRELFAGVPESRTRGYTPGRFSFNVRGGRCEACQGDGVIKVEMHFLPDIYVPCDQCKGKRYNRETLEVKYKGKSIHEVLEMTIEEAREFFDAVPALARKLQTLIDVGLSYIRLGQSATTLSGGEAQRVKLARELSKRGTGQTLYILDEPTTGLHFADIQQLLEVLHQLRDQGNTIVVIEHNLDVIKTADWIVDLGPEGGSGGGEILVSGTPETVAECERSHTARFLKPLLAK is encoded by the coding sequence ATGGATAAGATCGAAGTACGGGGTGCCCGCACCCACAATTTGAAAAACATTAACCTGACCATTCCGCGTGACAAGCTGATCGTGGTCACCGGCCTGTCGGGTTCCGGCAAATCGTCGCTGGCGTTTGACACGCTGTATGCCGAAGGGCAGCGCCGCTACGTTGAGTCGCTCTCCGCCTACGCCCGTCAGTTCCTGTCGCTGATGGAAAAACCGGACGTCGACCATATCGAGGGGCTGTCTCCGGCGATCTCCATCGAGCAGAAATCCACCTCGCATAACCCGCGATCCACCGTCGGCACCATCACCGAGATCCACGATTACCTGCGCCTGCTGTTTGCCCGCGTGGGCGAACCGCGCTGCCCGGATCACGATGTGACGCTGGCGGCGCAAACCGTCAGCCAGATGGTGGATAACGTGCTGGCACAGCCGGAAGGCCGCCGCCTGATGCTGCTGGCGCCGATTATTAAAGAGCGTAAGGGTGAGCACACCAAAACGCTGGAAAACCTCGCCAGCCAGGGCTATATCCGCGCGCGTATCGACGGTGAAGTGTGCGATCTCTCGGATCCACCGAAGCTGGAGCTGCAGAAGAAACACACCATAGAGGTGGTCATCGATCGCTTTAAGGTGCGAGAGGATCTGGCGCAGCGGCTGGCCGAGTCGTTTGAAACCGCGCTGGAGCTCTCCGGCGGCACCGCCGTGGTGGCGGATATGGACGATCCTAAGGCCGAGGAGCTGCTGTTCTCCGCCAACTTCGCCTGTCCGGTGTGCGGCTACAGCATGAGCGAGCTGGAGCCGCGCCTGTTCTCCTTCAACAACCCGGCCGGTGCCTGCCCGACCTGCGACGGGCTGGGCGTGCAGCAGTACTTTGACCCGGACCGCGTGGTGCAGAACCCCGAGCTGTCGCTGGCCGGCGGCGCGATCCGCGGCTGGGACCGCCGCAACTTCTACTACTTCCAGATGCTGCGTTCGCTGGCCGAGCACCTGGATTTTGATATCGAAGCGCCGTTCAACACGCTGGATGCTTACAGCCGCAAGGTGATCCTCAACGGCTCCGGCAAAGAGAATATCGAGTTTAAGTACGTCAACGATCGCGGTGATACCTCGGTGCGTCGCCATCCGTTTGAGGGCGTGCTGCACAACATGGAGCGCCGTTATAAAGAGACGGAGTCCAGCGCCGTGCGTGAGGATCTGGCGAAGTTTATCAGCAACCGCGCCTGTGCCAGCTGTGACGGCACCCGCCTGCGTCGTGAAGCGCGCCACGTATTTGTGGAAAACACCACGCTGCCGACCATCTCGGATATGAGCATCGGCCATGCGATGGAGTTCTTCCAGAACCTGAAGCTCAGCGGCCAGCGCGCCCAAATCGCTGAGAAAGTGCTGAAAGAGATTGGCGATCGCCTGAAGTTCCTGGTCAACGTCGGGCTGAACTACCTGTCGATGTCGCGCTCCGCGGAGACCCTCTCCGGCGGCGAAGCGCAGCGTATTCGCCTGGCCAGCCAGATCGGGGCCGGGCTGGTCGGCGTGATGTACGTGCTGGATGAGCCGTCGATCGGTCTGCATCAGCGCGATAACGAACGGCTGCTGGAGACGCTGGTCCACCTGCGTAACCTCGGCAACACGGTGATCGTGGTTGAACACGATGAGGATGCGATCCGCGCCGCCGACCACGTGATCGATATCGGCCCCGGTGCCGGCGTGCACGGCGGGCAGATCGTCGCCGAAGGCACGGTGGACGACATAATGGCGGTGGACGCCTCGCTGACCGGCCAGTACCTGAGCGGCAAGCGCGGCATCCGCATCCCGGAAGAGCGGGTGAAAGGCGATCCGTCGAAGGTGCTGCAGATCACCGGCGCGCGCGGTAACAACCTGAAAGATGTGACCTTAACGCTGCCGGTCGGGCTGTTTACCTGCGTTACCGGGGTTTCCGGTTCGGGCAAATCGACGCTGATTAACGATACGCTGTTCCCGATCGCCCAGCGTCAGCTGAACGGTGCGACCATCGCCGAACCGGCCCCCTACCGCGACGTCAGCGGCATGGAGCATTTCGACAAGGTGATCGACATCGATCAGAGCCCGATTGGCCGCACGCCGCGCTCGAACCCGGCCACTTACACCGGCATCTTTACCCCGGTGCGGGAGCTGTTTGCCGGGGTGCCGGAGTCGCGCACCCGTGGCTATACGCCGGGCCGCTTCAGCTTTAACGTGCGCGGCGGCCGCTGCGAAGCCTGTCAGGGTGACGGGGTGATTAAGGTGGAGATGCACTTCCTGCCGGATATCTACGTGCCGTGCGACCAGTGTAAAGGCAAGCGCTATAACCGCGAGACGCTGGAAGTGAAGTACAAGGGCAAGAGCATCCACGAAGTGCTGGAGATGACCATCGAAGAAGCGCGCGAGTTCTTCGATGCCGTACCGGCGCTGGCGCGTAAGCTGCAGACGCTGATCGACGTTGGCCTCTCCTACATCCGCCTTGGCCAGTCGGCCACTACCCTGTCCGGCGGTGAGGCGCAGCGCGTTAAGCTGGCGCGCGAGCTGTCGAAGCGCGGTACCGGCCAGACGCTCTATATCCTCGATGAGCCGACCACCGGCCTGCACTTCGCCGATATCCAGCAGCTGCTGGAAGTGCTGCACCAGCTGCGCGACCAGGGCAACACCATCGTGGTGATTGAGCACAACCTTGACGTGATCAAAACCGCCGACTGGATCGTTGACCTGGGGCCGGAAGGCGGCAGCGGCGGCGGGGAGATCCTCGTGTCCGGCACGCCGGAAACCGTGGCAGAGTGCGAGCGTTCGCACACCGCGCGCTTCCTGAAGCCGCTGCTGGCGAAGTAA
- a CDS encoding NAD(P)-dependent alcohol dehydrogenase codes for MNITHAYAAQDATSPLAPFQYQPRELREHDVQIDVLYCGVCHSDLHQARNEWRNTVFPVVPGHEIVGRVSAVGAHGHKYQVGDLVGVGCMVDSCRTCDSCQEDLEQYCEEGFVGTYNGQDRHSGDITYGGYATSVVVHEDFVLRVPENLDPAAAAPLLCAGITTFSPLNHWNVGPGKKVGIVGLGGLGHMGVKIAHAMGAHVVLFTTSPSKIEDGKRLGADEVVISKDADQMAQHANSFDFILNTVAAQHDLNPFISLLRRDGTLTLVGAPEHDHPSPQVFNLIMKRRSVAGSLIGGIKETQEMLDFCGKHNITSDIELIDIKEINNAYERILKSDVKYRFVIDIDSLRG; via the coding sequence ATGAATATTACGCACGCTTATGCCGCCCAGGACGCGACCTCTCCACTGGCACCTTTCCAGTATCAGCCGCGTGAACTGCGCGAACATGATGTGCAGATTGACGTGCTGTATTGCGGCGTCTGCCACTCGGACCTGCATCAGGCGCGCAACGAGTGGCGCAACACTGTGTTCCCGGTGGTGCCGGGCCATGAGATCGTCGGCCGCGTCAGCGCGGTGGGCGCGCACGGCCATAAATATCAGGTCGGCGACCTGGTGGGCGTTGGCTGTATGGTCGACTCCTGTCGCACCTGCGACAGCTGTCAGGAAGATCTTGAGCAGTACTGCGAAGAGGGCTTTGTCGGCACCTATAACGGCCAGGATCGCCACAGCGGCGACATCACCTACGGCGGCTATGCCACTTCCGTTGTCGTTCACGAAGATTTCGTGCTGCGCGTGCCGGAGAACCTCGACCCGGCGGCCGCTGCACCGCTGCTGTGCGCCGGCATCACCACCTTTTCACCGCTTAACCACTGGAACGTGGGTCCCGGCAAAAAAGTGGGCATCGTCGGCCTCGGCGGACTCGGCCATATGGGCGTGAAGATTGCCCATGCGATGGGCGCGCACGTGGTGCTGTTTACCACTTCGCCGTCAAAGATTGAGGACGGTAAACGTCTCGGTGCCGATGAAGTGGTGATTTCGAAAGATGCCGACCAGATGGCGCAGCATGCCAACAGCTTCGACTTTATTCTCAATACGGTGGCGGCCCAGCACGATCTCAACCCGTTTATCTCGCTGCTGCGCCGCGACGGCACCCTGACGCTGGTCGGCGCGCCGGAGCACGACCACCCGTCACCGCAGGTGTTTAACCTGATTATGAAACGCCGCAGCGTGGCCGGTTCACTGATCGGCGGCATCAAAGAGACCCAGGAGATGCTGGATTTCTGCGGCAAACACAATATCACCTCAGATATTGAGCTGATTGATATCAAAGAGATCAATAACGCCTACGAACGCATTCTGAAGAGCGATGTGAAATACCGCTTTGTGATCGATATCGATTCACTGCGCGGATAA
- a CDS encoding aldo/keto reductase: MQTRHLSQDLHVGAIGFGAMGLSEFYGETDDRQSLALLNQLAEQGVNFIDSANLYGRGHNERLIGHFLAKLDNSVRQQFKIATKCGIDRDPNAAYARRINNHPDYIVQCCNESLQRLGMERIDLFYLHRVDSAACIEESMHTLGELVKAGKIGHIGLCEVSAATLQKAHAVFPVTALQTEYSLWTRDIEESILPVVKALDIGLVPYSPLGRGFLTGKYLNHADFGDGDFRKHNARFQQESIEHNRQLLDAITPLTAKYRCTSGQIALAWLLAQYEKTVPIPGTKNPRYLAENAAAADLVLDAEDVLTLNQIHQRMSIKGNRYSEEGMKGVNA, encoded by the coding sequence ATGCAAACCAGACACTTATCTCAGGATCTTCACGTTGGCGCGATCGGCTTTGGCGCAATGGGGCTGAGCGAGTTTTACGGCGAGACTGACGATCGGCAGTCGCTGGCGCTGCTGAATCAGCTGGCGGAACAGGGCGTAAATTTTATCGACAGTGCCAATCTGTACGGGCGTGGTCATAATGAGCGACTGATCGGCCACTTTCTGGCGAAGCTGGATAATTCTGTCCGTCAGCAGTTTAAAATCGCCACCAAGTGCGGCATCGATCGCGACCCGAATGCGGCCTATGCCCGCAGAATCAATAATCACCCGGACTATATCGTCCAGTGCTGCAACGAATCGCTGCAGCGGCTGGGTATGGAGCGCATCGATCTGTTCTATCTGCACCGCGTCGATAGCGCTGCCTGCATTGAAGAGAGCATGCACACGCTGGGCGAACTGGTCAAGGCGGGGAAAATTGGCCATATCGGCCTGTGTGAAGTGTCGGCCGCCACCCTGCAGAAAGCCCACGCCGTGTTTCCGGTCACCGCGCTGCAAACCGAATACTCGCTGTGGACGCGGGATATTGAAGAGAGCATTCTGCCAGTGGTGAAAGCGCTGGATATCGGGCTGGTGCCTTATTCCCCTCTGGGGCGCGGTTTTCTGACCGGCAAATATCTTAACCACGCCGATTTTGGTGACGGTGATTTCCGCAAGCACAATGCCCGTTTCCAGCAGGAAAGCATCGAGCACAACCGCCAGTTACTGGATGCGATTACCCCGCTGACCGCAAAATACCGCTGCACCTCCGGGCAGATCGCACTGGCGTGGCTGCTGGCACAGTATGAAAAAACGGTGCCGATTCCGGGCACCAAAAACCCGCGTTATCTGGCGGAAAACGCCGCGGCCGCCGATCTGGTGCTGGATGCAGAAGATGTGCTGACGCTGAATCAGATCCACCAGCGCATGTCGATCAAAGGTAACCGCTACAGCGAGGAAGGGATGAAAGGGGTTAATGCGTAA
- a CDS encoding acetyl-CoA C-acetyltransferase — MNDIVIIAAKRTATGAFLGGLSGHSAASLGSIVIKALLKESGVAAEAIDQVVMGQVLTAGCGQNPARQAALRAGLAVAVNALTINKVCGSGLKAVHLAMQALALGEAEFVIAGGQESMSGAPHLLQNSRQGIRLGEGMLQDSVIADGLTDAFNHYHMGVTAENIAQRYNITRSMQDEYALLSHRRALKAQGDGFFSEEIVPVSGLTTKGESKIVSQDECPRHSSIEKLSALKPLFKQEGTVTAGNASPLNDGAAAVLMCRRETAEQRGLEILASVGAFTNSGIEPAMMGAATLEAIEMNLKRMNWSPEQVDILESNEAFAAQALAVVHGCGVPAERINPHGGAIALGHAIGASGCRILVTLIHTMIRENRQRGMAALCIGGGEGVALSLVRR; from the coding sequence ATGAATGATATCGTTATTATTGCAGCCAAAAGGACGGCCACCGGTGCCTTCCTTGGCGGACTGTCCGGGCACTCGGCCGCCAGCCTGGGCAGTATTGTGATCAAAGCGCTGCTCAAAGAGAGCGGGGTGGCGGCAGAAGCGATCGACCAGGTGGTAATGGGGCAGGTGCTGACCGCCGGGTGCGGTCAGAATCCGGCCAGACAGGCAGCATTACGTGCCGGTCTGGCCGTTGCCGTTAATGCGCTGACCATCAACAAAGTCTGCGGCTCCGGGCTGAAAGCCGTTCATCTGGCCATGCAGGCGCTGGCGCTGGGGGAAGCGGAGTTTGTGATTGCCGGTGGGCAGGAGAGCATGTCCGGTGCGCCACACCTTCTGCAGAACTCCAGACAGGGCATCCGTCTTGGCGAGGGGATGCTGCAGGACAGCGTGATTGCTGACGGCCTGACCGATGCCTTCAACCACTATCATATGGGCGTGACGGCGGAAAATATCGCGCAGCGCTACAACATTACGCGCAGTATGCAGGACGAGTACGCGCTGCTCTCCCATCGTCGGGCGCTGAAAGCGCAGGGCGATGGCTTCTTCTCGGAAGAGATCGTGCCGGTCAGCGGGCTCACCACTAAAGGTGAAAGCAAAATCGTCAGCCAGGACGAATGCCCGCGCCATAGCAGTATTGAGAAACTCTCGGCGCTGAAACCCCTGTTTAAGCAGGAGGGGACCGTCACCGCCGGCAACGCCTCGCCACTGAATGACGGCGCAGCCGCCGTACTGATGTGCCGCCGCGAAACGGCTGAACAACGGGGGCTGGAGATCCTTGCCTCGGTGGGGGCTTTCACTAACAGCGGGATTGAACCTGCAATGATGGGGGCCGCGACGCTCGAAGCCATTGAGATGAACCTGAAGCGTATGAACTGGTCGCCGGAGCAGGTTGATATTCTGGAGTCGAATGAAGCATTTGCTGCCCAGGCGCTGGCGGTGGTGCACGGCTGCGGTGTGCCGGCCGAACGCATCAACCCGCATGGCGGTGCCATTGCGCTGGGGCATGCCATTGGTGCCTCCGGCTGTCGTATTCTGGTGACGCTGATTCATACCATGATCCGCGAAAACCGTCAGCGTGGCATGGCCGCGCTGTGCATCGGCGGCGGTGAAGGGGTGGCGCTGAGCCTGGTGCGTCGTTAA
- a CDS encoding MFS transporter, which yields MSAVIKESAMTLRIWVALFILALSTFTIVTTELAPVGLLTPIACGLQASEAEIGLTVSLYAWVGALSALFASVFLGNLPKKMLLLALTLVLFISNVWSATVDTFSALLAARVVGALAHGAFWAMIGATAVAMVPARYLGTATSIVFGGVSAASVFGVPLANYIGLNLGWRQAFWLMSALSVVALVGMIWALPNVTARSAIGVAALKSVLRSSTLWKIYSATLLAITAHFAAFTFIEPWLQTQPALSAAFIPLVLFVYGVAGLAGNFLTGAIIDRHLKTTVALSVLLIGAVLVLLGTQGQALSRPLLLAAMAVWGVAVSGIFVGFQTWVLRTAGEQAFPASAIYVSFFNAAIGIGASVGAWMVAALSLPTLFIVAGLAIAISFLLVAFIPGNQPAAALKESVA from the coding sequence ATGTCTGCTGTTATTAAAGAGTCGGCCATGACGCTACGTATCTGGGTGGCATTGTTTATTCTGGCGCTCTCCACCTTCACCATTGTTACCACCGAGCTGGCACCGGTGGGCCTGCTGACGCCTATCGCCTGCGGCCTGCAGGCATCGGAAGCGGAAATTGGCCTGACCGTGTCGCTCTATGCCTGGGTCGGTGCCCTGAGTGCGCTGTTTGCCTCGGTCTTTCTGGGCAATCTGCCGAAAAAAATGCTGCTGCTGGCGCTGACGCTGGTGCTGTTTATCTCCAACGTCTGGTCGGCTACGGTGGATACGTTCAGCGCGCTGCTGGCCGCACGGGTGGTGGGGGCGCTGGCGCACGGCGCGTTCTGGGCGATGATCGGCGCCACGGCTGTGGCAATGGTACCGGCCCGGTATCTGGGAACCGCGACCTCGATCGTCTTCGGTGGCGTTTCTGCCGCCAGCGTGTTTGGCGTGCCGCTGGCTAACTACATTGGCCTGAACCTTGGCTGGAGACAGGCGTTCTGGCTGATGTCTGCCCTGAGCGTGGTCGCGCTGGTGGGGATGATCTGGGCGCTGCCTAACGTCACCGCCCGCAGTGCGATTGGAGTGGCTGCGCTGAAAAGCGTGCTGCGATCGTCCACGCTGTGGAAAATCTATTCGGCCACGCTGCTGGCCATCACCGCGCACTTTGCGGCTTTCACCTTTATTGAACCCTGGCTGCAGACCCAGCCCGCCCTCTCAGCGGCGTTTATTCCGCTGGTGTTATTTGTTTATGGCGTGGCCGGGCTGGCAGGGAACTTCCTGACCGGTGCCATCATCGATCGCCATCTCAAAACCACCGTTGCGCTGTCGGTACTGCTGATCGGTGCGGTGCTGGTGCTGCTGGGCACCCAGGGCCAGGCGCTTTCCCGTCCGCTGCTGCTGGCGGCTATGGCTGTCTGGGGCGTCGCGGTATCAGGCATCTTTGTCGGTTTCCAGACCTGGGTACTGCGCACCGCGGGGGAGCAGGCGTTTCCGGCTTCGGCCATCTATGTCTCCTTCTTTAATGCTGCCATCGGTATCGGTGCTTCCGTCGGTGCCTGGATGGTTGCCGCATTGTCGCTGCCGACACTGTTTATCGTCGCCGGCCTCGCCATTGCGATCTCCTTCCTGCTGGTGGCGTTTATCCCGGGTAACCAACCGGCGGCCGCCCTGAAGGAGAGCGTTGCATGA
- a CDS encoding HAD family phosphatase: MNTVAAFFDVDETLINLKSMFHFYDYWCNEKGLNPQREEYTRRFKQDVQEGKRRELLNQEYYQQFINVSLAELVTFGQRWFLTCLNESHFIASGLSALRQHQQRGDTVVFVSGSMQPILQPIADCLAVEHLLCAPLIINERGYLTGGIGTPQTIGNGKKEALLAFCQQQGLQPAHCYAYGDDISDVPMLEATGHPVCVGENPALLNYAQLRGWRTI; encoded by the coding sequence GTGAACACAGTCGCGGCGTTTTTTGATGTCGATGAAACCCTGATCAACCTGAAAAGCATGTTCCATTTCTACGACTACTGGTGCAACGAGAAGGGGCTGAATCCACAGCGCGAGGAATACACCCGCCGCTTTAAGCAGGATGTGCAAGAGGGCAAGCGGCGGGAACTGCTGAATCAGGAGTATTACCAGCAGTTTATCAACGTTTCGCTCGCTGAGCTGGTGACCTTCGGTCAGCGCTGGTTCCTGACCTGCCTGAACGAGAGCCATTTTATTGCAAGCGGGCTCAGCGCGCTGCGTCAGCACCAGCAGCGGGGCGATACGGTGGTGTTTGTATCGGGTTCCATGCAACCGATCCTGCAGCCGATCGCCGACTGCTTAGCGGTGGAGCATCTGCTCTGCGCGCCGCTGATTATTAATGAACGGGGGTACCTGACCGGGGGAATTGGCACCCCCCAGACCATCGGCAACGGCAAAAAAGAGGCGCTGCTGGCGTTCTGTCAGCAGCAGGGTCTGCAGCCGGCGCACTGCTATGCCTACGGCGATGACATCTCGGATGTGCCGATGCTGGAAGCCACCGGTCACCCGGTTTGCGTGGGTGAAAATCCCGCGCTGCTGAATTATGCGCAGCTCAGGGGCTGGCGCACCATTTAA
- a CDS encoding tautomerase family protein produces MPFVQITTWKMSDESQVKAMVEAVTLAVHTTSGAPLDKISVVISEVEPSRWCDAGVLGSDPEFPVKSRRKGYGE; encoded by the coding sequence ATGCCCTTTGTACAAATCACAACCTGGAAAATGAGTGATGAGAGCCAGGTGAAAGCGATGGTGGAGGCGGTAACGCTGGCGGTGCATACCACCAGCGGTGCGCCGCTGGACAAAATCTCGGTGGTGATAAGCGAGGTGGAACCCTCACGCTGGTGCGACGCCGGCGTGCTGGGCAGTGACCCGGAATTCCCGGTCAAAAGCCGCAGAAAGGGTTACGGGGAGTGA